The following coding sequences are from one Thermostaphylospora chromogena window:
- the gltB gene encoding glutamate synthase large subunit, which yields MPAARFGFPEPQGLYHPANEHDACGVAMVADIAGRRSHDIVTKALTALCNLDHRGAKGSEPDTGDGAGILTQIPDGFLRAVTDFTLPQPGAYAAGIAFLPTDAEARRTAVRTIEKIAAEEGLTVLGWRDLPVDTAHCGPSARAVMPYFAQLFISSPGGETGIDLDRLAFCLRKRAEHEADVYFPSLSARTIVYKGMLTTPQLEPFFPDLSDERFETAIALVHSRFSTNTFPSWPLAHPYRYIAHNGEINTVKGNRNWMRAREAMLETGLIPGDLSRLFPICTPDASDTASFDECLELLHLGGRSLPHAVLMMIPEAWENHTEMDAARRAFYEFHSTLMEAWDGPASITFSDGTLVGAVLDRNGLRPGRFWVTADGLVVLASEAGVLDIPPEDVVRKGRLQPGKMFLVDTSRGRIIEDDEIKAELASALPYAEWLHAGLVRFEELPARQREIPSHEALVKRQQTFGYTEEELRVILTPMARTGAEPIGSMGTDTPVAVLSERPRLLFDYFSQLFAQVTNPPLDAIREELVTSLQSTIGPEGNLLAPGPASCRRLVLPYPVIDNDELAKIIHINDEGDLPGFQPYVVSGLYDVAGGGEALVARLEDICAEVSRAIDDGARIIVLSDRGSSASRAPIPSLMLTGAVHHHLIREKTRTRVGLVVETGEARECHHMALLIGYGASAVNPYLAIETVEDLVASGKLQLDARTAVRNMIKAYGKGVLKIMSKMGVSTVASYTGAQIFEALGLGQEVIDTCFTGTVSRLGGVGFDVLAREVAERHARAYPRAENAHRRLEVGGEYQWRREGEPHLFNPETVFKLQHATRTRRYEIFKEYTDLVDRQAEKLMTLRGLFKLKTGVRPPVPIDEVEPVESIVKRFSTGAMSYGSISAEAHETLAIAMNRLGGKSNTGEGGEDPERLYDPQRRSAIKQVASGRFGVTSEYLVNADDLQIKMAQGAKPGEGGQLPGHKVYPWIAKTRHSTPGVGLISPPPHHDIYSIEDLAQLIHDLKNANPAARVHVKLVAEVGVGTVAAGVSKAHADVVLISGHDGGTGASPLTSIKHAGVPWELGLAETQQTLLLNGLRDRIVVQVDGQLKTGRDVIVAALLGAEEYGFATAPLVVSGCVMMRVCHLDTCPVGIATQNPELRKRFSGKPEFVINFFEFVAQEVREHLAALGFRSLDEAIGHSELLDTRRAEEHWKAAGLDLSPILHRPDLPESVSLRRTTDQDHGLDKALDNTLIQLAEGALTLGERVTLELPIRNVNRTVGTMLGHEVTKRYGGAGLPDNTIDISFTGSAGNSFGAFVPRGITLRLIGDANDYLGKGLSGGRITVRPHPDAPFAAETQVVSGNVGLYGATSGEVFIRGIVGERFCVRNSGATAVVEGVGDHGCEYMTGGRAVILGPTGRNLAAGMSGGIAYVLDLVTERVNREMVDIEPLSDADAEFLREIVERHLAETGSAVAKGLLADWDAALTRFSKIMPKDYKRVLAARAAAEAEGRDVDEAVMAAAHG from the coding sequence ATGCCTGCTGCCCGCTTCGGATTCCCCGAGCCCCAGGGTCTCTACCATCCCGCGAACGAGCACGACGCCTGCGGTGTCGCCATGGTCGCCGACATCGCGGGGCGGCGCAGCCACGACATCGTCACCAAGGCCCTGACGGCGCTGTGCAACCTCGATCACCGGGGAGCCAAGGGTAGCGAACCCGACACCGGAGACGGCGCCGGAATCCTCACCCAGATCCCGGACGGCTTCCTCCGCGCCGTCACCGACTTCACACTCCCGCAGCCGGGCGCCTACGCCGCGGGCATCGCCTTCCTGCCGACGGATGCCGAAGCCCGCCGGACCGCCGTCCGGACGATCGAAAAGATCGCCGCCGAGGAGGGGCTGACCGTCCTCGGCTGGCGCGACCTGCCGGTCGACACCGCTCACTGCGGGCCCAGCGCCCGCGCCGTCATGCCGTACTTCGCCCAGCTGTTCATCAGCTCACCGGGTGGCGAGACCGGCATCGACCTGGACCGTCTGGCCTTCTGCCTGCGCAAGCGCGCCGAGCATGAGGCGGACGTCTACTTCCCCTCGCTGAGCGCTCGCACCATCGTCTACAAGGGCATGCTCACCACGCCCCAGCTCGAGCCGTTCTTCCCCGACCTGTCGGACGAGCGGTTCGAGACCGCCATCGCGCTGGTGCACTCGCGCTTCTCCACCAACACGTTCCCGTCCTGGCCGCTGGCCCACCCCTACCGGTACATCGCGCACAACGGCGAGATCAACACGGTCAAGGGCAACCGCAACTGGATGCGCGCCCGCGAGGCCATGCTGGAGACCGGGCTCATCCCGGGCGACCTGTCGCGTCTGTTCCCCATCTGCACCCCCGACGCCTCCGACACCGCCAGCTTCGACGAGTGCCTGGAACTGCTCCACCTCGGCGGGCGCAGCCTGCCCCACGCCGTGCTCATGATGATCCCCGAGGCGTGGGAGAACCACACCGAGATGGACGCCGCCCGGCGGGCCTTCTACGAGTTCCACTCCACGCTCATGGAGGCGTGGGACGGCCCGGCGTCCATCACCTTCTCCGACGGCACGCTCGTCGGCGCGGTGCTGGACCGCAACGGCCTGCGTCCCGGGCGCTTCTGGGTGACCGCCGACGGCCTGGTCGTGCTCGCCTCCGAGGCCGGCGTCCTGGACATCCCGCCGGAGGACGTCGTCCGCAAGGGACGCCTGCAGCCCGGCAAGATGTTCCTCGTCGACACCTCACGCGGCAGGATCATCGAGGACGACGAGATCAAGGCCGAGCTGGCCTCGGCGCTGCCGTACGCCGAGTGGCTGCACGCCGGCCTGGTCCGCTTCGAGGAGCTGCCCGCCCGGCAGCGAGAGATCCCCAGCCACGAGGCGCTGGTCAAGCGGCAGCAGACCTTCGGCTACACCGAGGAGGAGCTGCGGGTCATCCTCACGCCGATGGCCAGGACGGGCGCCGAACCCATCGGCTCGATGGGCACCGACACCCCCGTCGCGGTGCTGAGCGAACGGCCCAGGCTGCTGTTCGACTACTTCAGCCAGCTGTTCGCCCAGGTCACCAACCCGCCGCTGGACGCCATCCGGGAGGAGCTGGTCACCTCCCTGCAGTCCACGATCGGTCCCGAGGGCAACCTCCTCGCCCCCGGTCCCGCGTCGTGCCGCAGGCTCGTCCTGCCGTATCCGGTGATCGACAACGACGAGCTCGCCAAGATCATCCACATCAACGACGAGGGTGACCTGCCCGGCTTCCAGCCGTACGTCGTCTCCGGCCTGTACGACGTCGCCGGCGGCGGCGAGGCGCTGGTCGCCCGCCTGGAGGACATCTGCGCCGAGGTCTCGCGGGCCATCGACGACGGCGCGCGGATCATCGTGCTGTCCGACCGCGGCTCGTCGGCCTCCCGCGCCCCGATCCCGTCGCTGATGCTCACCGGGGCCGTCCACCACCACCTCATCCGGGAGAAGACCCGCACCCGCGTCGGCCTGGTCGTCGAGACCGGCGAGGCCCGCGAGTGCCACCACATGGCGCTGCTCATCGGTTACGGCGCCTCCGCGGTCAACCCCTACCTCGCCATCGAGACCGTCGAGGACCTCGTCGCCTCCGGCAAGCTGCAGCTCGACGCCCGCACCGCCGTCCGCAACATGATCAAGGCGTACGGCAAGGGCGTTCTCAAGATCATGTCCAAGATGGGGGTGTCCACCGTCGCCTCCTACACCGGCGCTCAGATCTTCGAGGCGCTCGGCCTGGGCCAGGAGGTCATCGACACCTGCTTCACCGGCACCGTGTCCCGGCTCGGCGGCGTCGGCTTCGACGTCCTCGCCCGCGAGGTCGCCGAACGGCACGCCAGAGCCTACCCGCGGGCCGAGAACGCCCACCGCCGCCTGGAGGTCGGTGGCGAGTACCAGTGGCGGCGCGAGGGTGAACCCCACCTGTTCAACCCCGAGACCGTCTTCAAGCTCCAGCACGCCACCCGCACCCGCCGCTACGAGATCTTCAAGGAGTACACCGATCTGGTGGACCGGCAGGCCGAGAAGCTGATGACGCTGCGCGGCCTGTTCAAGCTCAAGACGGGGGTGCGCCCGCCGGTCCCCATCGATGAGGTCGAACCGGTCGAGAGCATCGTCAAGCGGTTCTCCACCGGCGCCATGTCCTACGGCTCCATCTCCGCGGAGGCGCACGAGACCCTCGCCATCGCCATGAACCGGCTGGGCGGCAAGTCCAACACCGGCGAGGGCGGCGAGGACCCCGAGCGGCTCTACGACCCGCAGCGGCGCAGCGCCATCAAGCAGGTCGCCAGCGGCCGGTTCGGCGTGACCAGCGAATACCTCGTCAACGCCGACGACCTGCAGATCAAGATGGCTCAGGGCGCCAAGCCCGGCGAGGGCGGCCAGCTCCCCGGCCACAAGGTCTACCCGTGGATCGCCAAGACCCGGCACTCCACGCCCGGCGTCGGCCTCATCTCGCCGCCGCCGCACCACGACATCTACTCCATCGAGGACCTCGCCCAGCTCATCCACGACCTGAAGAACGCCAACCCCGCCGCCCGCGTCCACGTCAAGCTCGTCGCCGAGGTCGGCGTCGGCACCGTCGCCGCGGGCGTGTCCAAGGCGCATGCCGACGTCGTGCTCATCTCCGGTCACGACGGCGGCACCGGCGCCTCGCCGCTGACCAGCATCAAGCACGCCGGCGTCCCCTGGGAGCTGGGCCTGGCCGAGACCCAGCAGACCCTTCTCCTCAACGGCCTGCGCGACCGCATCGTCGTCCAGGTGGACGGCCAGCTCAAGACGGGCCGCGACGTGATCGTCGCCGCCCTCCTCGGCGCCGAGGAGTACGGCTTCGCGACCGCCCCGCTGGTCGTCTCCGGCTGCGTGATGATGCGCGTGTGCCACCTGGACACCTGCCCGGTCGGCATCGCCACCCAGAACCCCGAGCTGCGCAAGCGCTTCTCCGGCAAGCCCGAATTCGTGATCAACTTCTTCGAGTTCGTCGCCCAGGAGGTCCGCGAACACCTCGCCGCGCTCGGGTTCCGCTCCCTCGACGAGGCGATCGGGCACAGCGAGCTGCTCGACACCCGCCGGGCCGAGGAGCACTGGAAAGCCGCGGGCCTGGATCTGTCGCCGATCCTGCACCGGCCGGACCTGCCCGAGAGCGTGTCGCTGCGCCGTACCACCGACCAGGACCACGGACTGGACAAGGCGCTGGACAACACCTTGATCCAGCTCGCCGAAGGCGCTCTCACCCTCGGTGAGCGGGTCACCCTCGAGCTGCCCATCCGCAACGTCAACCGCACCGTCGGCACCATGCTCGGCCACGAGGTGACCAAGCGGTACGGCGGCGCCGGCCTGCCCGACAACACGATCGACATCTCCTTCACCGGCAGCGCCGGCAACTCCTTCGGCGCCTTCGTGCCGCGCGGCATCACCCTGCGGCTCATCGGCGACGCCAACGACTACCTCGGCAAGGGCCTGTCCGGCGGCCGGATCACCGTCCGCCCGCATCCGGACGCGCCGTTCGCCGCCGAGACCCAGGTCGTCTCCGGCAACGTCGGCCTCTACGGCGCCACCTCCGGGGAGGTGTTCATCCGCGGCATCGTCGGTGAACGGTTCTGCGTGCGCAACTCCGGCGCCACCGCCGTCGTCGAGGGCGTCGGCGACCACGGCTGCGAGTACATGACCGGCGGGCGCGCCGTCATCCTCGGCCCCACCGGCCGCAATCTCGCCGCGGGCATGTCCGGCGGCATCGCGTACGTGCTCGACCTCGTCACCGAGCGGGTCAACCGCGAGATGGTCGACATCGAGCCCTTGAGCGACGCCGACGCGGAGTTCCTGCGCGAGATCGTGGAGCGCCATCTCGCCGAGACCGGCTCCGCGGTGGCCAAGGGCCTCCTCGCCGACTGGGACGCCGCGCTCACCAGATTCAGCAAGATCATGCCTAAGGACTACAAGCGGGTGCTCGCCGCGCGCGCCGCCGCCGAAGCCGAGGGCCGAGACGTCGACGAGGCCGTCATGGCCGCGGCGCACGGATGA
- a CDS encoding glutamate synthase subunit beta, with protein sequence MADPKGFLAHKRELPARRPVDVRIRDWREVYEDFPEPKLNRQAARCMDCGIPFCHNGCPLGNLIPEWNDLVYRADWREAVERLHATNNFPEFTGRLCPAPCEAACVLGINSDPVTIKRVEVEIIDRAFAEGWVTPRPPAARTGKRVAIVGSGPAGLAAAQQLTRAGHDVVVFERADRIGGLLRYGIPEFKMEKRHLDRRLAQMRAEGTEFRTGVNVGVDITADRLRAEYDAVVLAGGATAWRDLNIPGRGLRGVHQAMEYLPLANRVQEGDLPESPISAAGKHVVVIGGGDTGADCVGTAVRQGAVSVTQLEIMPRPPASRPAHQPWPTYPMLFKVEGAHEELADVGGDRVYGVSTTELVGDADGNVRALRLVEVEGPQTGFKPIPGTEREIPAELVTLALGFLGPERGPLLTDLAELSGDPEGFFDARGNVARDRSYMTGVDGVFVAGDMGRGQSLIVWAIAEGRSAAAAVDRYLSGGTVLPAPIAPTARPLS encoded by the coding sequence ATGGCCGACCCGAAGGGTTTCCTCGCGCACAAGCGCGAGCTGCCGGCGCGCCGCCCCGTGGATGTGCGCATCCGCGACTGGCGGGAGGTCTACGAGGACTTCCCCGAGCCCAAGCTCAACAGGCAGGCCGCCCGCTGCATGGATTGCGGGATCCCGTTCTGCCACAACGGCTGCCCGCTCGGCAACCTCATCCCCGAGTGGAACGACCTCGTCTACCGCGCCGACTGGCGCGAGGCGGTCGAACGCCTGCACGCCACCAACAACTTCCCCGAGTTCACCGGCCGCCTGTGCCCGGCGCCGTGCGAGGCCGCCTGCGTGCTCGGCATCAACTCCGACCCGGTGACCATCAAACGGGTCGAAGTGGAGATCATCGACCGGGCCTTCGCCGAGGGCTGGGTCACCCCGCGGCCGCCCGCGGCCCGCACCGGCAAGCGCGTGGCGATCGTCGGCTCCGGCCCCGCCGGGCTCGCCGCGGCCCAGCAGCTCACCCGCGCCGGGCACGACGTCGTCGTGTTCGAACGCGCCGACCGGATCGGCGGCCTGCTGCGCTACGGCATCCCCGAGTTCAAGATGGAGAAGCGGCACCTGGACCGGCGGCTCGCCCAGATGCGCGCCGAGGGCACCGAGTTCCGCACCGGCGTCAACGTCGGCGTGGACATCACCGCCGACCGGCTGCGCGCCGAGTACGACGCGGTCGTGCTGGCCGGCGGCGCCACCGCCTGGCGCGACCTGAACATCCCCGGCCGCGGGCTGCGGGGCGTTCACCAGGCGATGGAGTACCTCCCCCTCGCCAACAGGGTCCAGGAGGGGGACCTGCCGGAGTCCCCGATCTCCGCCGCGGGCAAGCACGTGGTCGTCATCGGCGGCGGCGACACCGGCGCCGACTGCGTGGGCACCGCCGTACGCCAGGGCGCCGTCTCCGTCACCCAGCTGGAGATCATGCCCCGGCCGCCGGCGTCCCGCCCCGCCCACCAGCCGTGGCCGACCTATCCCATGCTGTTCAAGGTGGAGGGCGCCCACGAGGAGCTCGCCGACGTCGGTGGGGACCGCGTCTACGGGGTCTCCACCACCGAGCTGGTCGGCGACGCCGACGGCAACGTGCGCGCGCTGCGCCTGGTCGAGGTCGAGGGCCCGCAGACCGGCTTCAAGCCGATCCCCGGTACCGAGCGGGAGATCCCCGCCGAGCTGGTCACGCTCGCCCTGGGCTTCCTCGGCCCCGAGCGCGGGCCGCTCCTCACCGACCTGGCCGAGCTGTCCGGCGACCCGGAGGGCTTCTTCGACGCCCGCGGCAACGTGGCCCGGGACAGGTCCTACATGACCGGCGTGGACGGCGTCTTCGTGGCCGGAGACATGGGACGCGGCCAGTCGCTGATCGTCTGGGCGATCGCCGAGGGCCGCTCGGCGGCGGCCGCGGTCGACCGCTACCTCAGCGGCGGGACCGTGCTGCCGGCTCCCATCGCGCCGACCGCCCGTCCTCTCAGCTGA